In Deltaproteobacteria bacterium, the following are encoded in one genomic region:
- a CDS encoding FIST C-terminal domain-containing protein: MEAAVGHSTREDPAEALDEALAQVAPKLQGRAELAVLLATSEYADDAQSLAARACMALGRPALVGGSTTGVITAEGEHEDQRGLALLAVRGVRARAALVSTPAELERFSRPASLRLALPDPRRLDPELLAAVCSRPGALAGAGLAGRSQALFAIADGAAGEGPFAMAEVEGLSAQVVVAQGADPVTPFEQVTRARRNAVLEVGGRKACAGLKAHLEKNLSDPSQLPNLLFVALRKPGADAHVVRPIVGVDSASGALQLPDDVEEGMELAFAWRETLGAVRDLNRALQRLEKPEQVKAALYFNCDGRGRKLHLEPDADLRAIRTALPGVPILGMTSSFELGPAGDRSRLLMYSGVLVALREA; encoded by the coding sequence ATGGAAGCGGCCGTCGGCCACTCGACGCGTGAGGACCCTGCCGAGGCGCTCGACGAGGCGCTCGCCCAGGTCGCGCCGAAGCTGCAAGGCCGCGCCGAGCTCGCCGTCCTGTTGGCCACCAGCGAGTACGCCGACGACGCGCAGAGCCTGGCCGCGCGCGCCTGCATGGCCCTCGGGCGGCCGGCGCTCGTGGGCGGATCCACCACCGGCGTCATCACCGCCGAGGGCGAGCACGAGGATCAACGCGGGCTGGCGCTGCTCGCCGTTCGCGGCGTGCGCGCCCGGGCCGCGCTGGTGTCGACGCCAGCGGAGCTCGAGCGCTTCAGTCGGCCGGCGTCGCTGCGGCTGGCTCTACCGGATCCGCGGCGGTTGGATCCGGAGCTGCTCGCCGCGGTCTGTTCGCGTCCCGGCGCGCTGGCTGGAGCGGGCCTGGCCGGTCGCTCGCAGGCGCTCTTCGCCATCGCCGACGGCGCCGCGGGCGAGGGCCCGTTCGCCATGGCCGAGGTGGAAGGGCTCAGCGCGCAGGTCGTGGTGGCCCAGGGCGCGGATCCGGTGACGCCCTTCGAGCAGGTGACGCGGGCGCGGCGCAACGCGGTGCTCGAGGTGGGCGGCCGCAAGGCGTGTGCGGGCCTCAAGGCGCACCTCGAGAAGAACCTCTCGGACCCATCCCAGCTGCCAAATCTGTTGTTCGTCGCGCTGCGCAAGCCCGGCGCGGATGCGCACGTGGTCCGCCCGATCGTCGGCGTCGACAGCGCTTCGGGCGCGCTGCAGCTGCCGGATGACGTCGAAGAGGGCATGGAGCTCGCGTTCGCCTGGCGGGAGACGTTGGGCGCGGTGCGCGATCTGAATCGCGCGCTCCAGCGCCTCGAGAAGCCGGAGCAGGTGAAGGCGGCGCTCTACTTCAACTGCGACGGCCGCGGCCGGAAGCTGCACCTCGAGCCCGACGCAGACTTGCGCGCCATTCGAACGGCGCTCCCCGGCGTGCCGATCTTGGGGATGACGAGCTCCTTCGAGCTCGGGCCCGCGGGCGATCGCTCGCGGCTCTTGATGTACAGCGGCGTGCTGGTCGCACTGCGCGAGGCGTGA
- a CDS encoding ABC transporter permease: protein MMRLVRIIFGKEVRDHARDRRSLVSALAFPLIGPLTIAMVMTLLASWESTSRPLEIAMVGQDRAPNLAAFLLRSGAHLSTAPADYEAKVKSGELDVVLVVPEDFGKDFLAGRPATVQVVEDGSNNRTRRSIERTKSLLRLYGHEIGAMRLLARGVDPELAVAISPDEVDLSTKQQQAATLLNMIPIFLLMGAFIGGMHVAIDAMAGERERGSLEPLLVNPVPPSAVVLGKWMATTVYALVGVLVMLAGTAAAVHRAPLEELGLKVTFGMHEEMLLLAVTAPLLLFTSALQMLVATFARSFKEAQTYVTLVVFVPMLPGMFLSLSPIKPQAWMHAVPTLSQDLLMTDVMRGDPVSSVALIVAALSACVAAAICLVITSRLLVQEKIVFGR, encoded by the coding sequence ATGATGCGGCTCGTTCGGATCATCTTCGGGAAGGAAGTCCGCGATCACGCGCGCGATCGGCGCTCGCTCGTGTCGGCGCTCGCGTTTCCGCTCATCGGGCCGCTCACGATCGCCATGGTGATGACGCTGCTCGCGTCGTGGGAGAGCACCAGTCGCCCACTCGAGATCGCGATGGTCGGCCAGGACCGCGCGCCCAACCTCGCTGCCTTCTTGCTGCGCAGCGGCGCGCACCTCTCGACCGCGCCCGCCGACTACGAAGCAAAGGTGAAGAGCGGCGAGCTCGACGTGGTGCTCGTCGTCCCCGAGGACTTCGGCAAGGACTTCCTCGCGGGGAGGCCCGCGACGGTGCAGGTCGTCGAAGACGGATCCAACAACCGCACGCGGCGCTCGATTGAGCGCACCAAGAGCCTGCTACGGCTCTACGGCCACGAGATCGGCGCCATGCGCTTGCTCGCGCGCGGCGTGGATCCCGAGCTCGCCGTGGCCATCTCGCCCGACGAAGTCGATCTCTCCACCAAGCAGCAACAGGCCGCCACGCTGCTGAACATGATTCCCATCTTCTTGCTGATGGGCGCGTTCATCGGAGGCATGCACGTGGCCATCGACGCCATGGCCGGCGAGCGCGAGCGCGGCTCACTCGAGCCGCTGCTGGTGAACCCGGTGCCGCCGTCGGCCGTCGTGTTGGGCAAGTGGATGGCGACGACGGTCTACGCGCTGGTGGGCGTGCTGGTGATGCTCGCGGGCACGGCCGCGGCGGTGCATCGCGCGCCGCTCGAAGAGCTCGGCCTCAAGGTCACGTTCGGCATGCACGAGGAGATGTTGCTGCTCGCCGTGACCGCGCCGTTGCTGCTCTTCACCAGCGCGCTGCAGATGCTGGTGGCCACGTTCGCGCGCAGCTTCAAGGAGGCGCAGACGTACGTCACCCTCGTGGTGTTCGTGCCCATGCTGCCGGGGATGTTCCTCTCGCTGAGCCCGATCAAGCCGCAGGCGTGGATGCACGCGGTGCCCACGCTGAGCCAGGATCTGCTCATGACCGACGTGATGCGCGGCGATCCGGTGTCGAGCGTGGCGCTGATCGTCGCGGCGCTCAGCGCGTGCGTGGCCGCGGCGATTTGTCTGGTGATCACCTCGCGGCTGCTGGTGCAGGAGAAGATCGTCTTCGGGCGCTGA
- a CDS encoding alpha/beta fold hydrolase, translating into MRRLVQLGLVALGVFFLLRAIDDRPVQAAETKPTLTLAPCRLKGVNDEVKCGTLEVPEDRADPASKKIGLRVAVVPALSGNRKPDPLFILAGGPGQAAADLVDKVLPLFEKVRRTRDLVFVDQRGTGKSNGLKCEGAEDAGLAERLSIGLDKPVLHACLDRYAKEGTDVRRYTTTIAMDDLDDVRRALGYDQINVWGASYGTRAALVYLRQHGDHVRAAVIDGVAPPTNSLMLTIASDGQRAFELIFDACAADATCSKTYPDLRGQFVALLAKLSAQPAHVTVAHPLTGAPTDLTITRDGFVMNLHSLLYEPEISSLLPLIIQRASHGDFGPFVAQAFGVSGGIGAGIDQGMFFSVICAEDAPMATKEARAKVNTSETYFGDTYAQQLSDVCEFWPRGKVDPSYHEVVKSDRPVLLLSGELDPVTPPRRAEEAKAGLSHGTHVIVPGVGHGTTPQGCVPDLVAQFIAAGNADALDAGCVSTLGRPPFFESFAGPTP; encoded by the coding sequence ATGCGGCGACTCGTGCAGCTCGGGCTGGTGGCGCTGGGCGTCTTCTTTCTGCTCCGCGCGATCGACGATCGTCCCGTGCAAGCCGCCGAGACGAAGCCCACGCTCACGCTCGCGCCTTGTCGCCTGAAGGGCGTCAACGACGAGGTGAAGTGCGGCACGCTCGAGGTCCCCGAGGATCGCGCGGATCCGGCCAGCAAGAAGATCGGCCTGCGCGTCGCGGTGGTGCCCGCGCTCTCCGGAAATCGAAAGCCGGATCCGCTCTTCATCCTCGCGGGCGGGCCGGGGCAGGCCGCGGCCGACCTCGTGGACAAAGTTCTGCCGCTCTTCGAGAAGGTGCGCCGCACGCGCGATCTGGTGTTCGTGGATCAGCGCGGCACCGGCAAGTCGAACGGCCTCAAGTGCGAAGGCGCCGAGGACGCGGGGCTCGCCGAGCGGCTGAGCATCGGCCTCGACAAGCCCGTGCTGCACGCGTGCCTCGATCGCTACGCCAAGGAAGGCACCGACGTGCGCCGCTACACGACCACGATTGCCATGGACGATCTCGACGACGTCCGGCGCGCGCTCGGCTACGACCAGATCAACGTGTGGGGCGCGAGCTACGGCACGCGCGCCGCGCTTGTGTATCTGCGTCAGCACGGCGATCACGTGCGCGCCGCGGTCATCGACGGCGTGGCACCTCCGACGAACTCGCTGATGCTGACGATTGCCAGCGACGGTCAGCGCGCGTTCGAGCTCATCTTCGACGCCTGCGCCGCCGACGCCACGTGCAGCAAGACTTATCCAGATCTCAGGGGTCAGTTCGTTGCGCTTCTGGCCAAGCTCTCGGCGCAACCCGCGCACGTGACCGTGGCACACCCGCTCACCGGCGCGCCGACGGATCTCACCATCACGCGCGATGGCTTCGTGATGAACCTGCACAGCCTGCTCTACGAGCCGGAGATCTCATCGCTGTTGCCACTGATCATTCAGCGCGCGTCGCACGGTGACTTCGGTCCGTTCGTGGCGCAGGCGTTTGGCGTCTCGGGCGGCATCGGCGCGGGCATCGATCAAGGCATGTTCTTCAGCGTGATCTGCGCCGAGGACGCGCCCATGGCGACGAAGGAAGCGCGCGCCAAGGTGAACACCTCCGAGACGTACTTCGGCGACACCTACGCGCAGCAGCTCAGCGACGTCTGCGAGTTCTGGCCGCGAGGCAAAGTGGATCCGAGCTACCACGAGGTCGTAAAGAGCGATCGGCCGGTGCTGCTGCTCTCGGGTGAGTTGGATCCGGTGACGCCGCCGCGCCGCGCCGAGGAAGCGAAGGCCGGGCTCTCGCACGGCACGCACGTGATCGTCCCCGGCGTCGGGCACGGCACCACGCCGCAAGGCTGCGTGCCGGATCTCGTCGCACAGTTCATCGCCGCTGGAAATGCCGACGCGCTCGATGCCGGCTGCGTGAGCACGCTCGGCCGCCCGCCGTTCTTCGAGAGCTTCGCGGGGCCGACGCCATGA
- a CDS encoding CHAP domain-containing protein: protein MKRVATIATLLALFVPASAHAVYQCGDQKDDCQCGANDPYPCCDNGGNCTWYAWEAACCAWGVGLPGWGNANQWHGNAAANASYQVLSSPVVGSIANNDTTSYGHVAFTTSLNGGGNITVHEENCWGNYGMDSANYSASWFTGGFIVRAGQVACSPGDTQTQSCGNCGTQSRGCGNDGAWGGWGACSDEGACHPGDSDSEACGTCGTHARTCNASCQWDDYGACSGADPIDAGSCDAGLPGPCGVGELRCVDGNLACKQVVEPKAETCNGVDDDCDGVIDGEKDGGHACEPDAGPVAFVELPDGGHVEEPKPLAKLPEVRGSCASIDAMELLALLVPVVLVRRKR, encoded by the coding sequence GTGAAGCGCGTCGCCACGATCGCGACGCTGCTCGCGCTCTTCGTTCCCGCATCGGCGCACGCGGTCTACCAGTGCGGCGATCAGAAGGACGACTGCCAGTGCGGCGCCAACGACCCGTACCCGTGCTGCGACAATGGCGGCAACTGCACCTGGTACGCGTGGGAGGCCGCGTGCTGCGCGTGGGGCGTGGGCTTGCCGGGCTGGGGCAACGCGAACCAGTGGCACGGCAACGCCGCCGCGAACGCGTCGTACCAGGTGCTCTCCAGCCCGGTGGTCGGCTCCATCGCCAACAACGACACCACCAGCTACGGCCACGTGGCCTTCACCACGTCGCTCAACGGCGGCGGGAACATCACCGTGCACGAGGAGAACTGCTGGGGCAACTACGGCATGGACTCCGCCAACTACTCGGCGAGCTGGTTCACCGGCGGCTTCATCGTCCGCGCGGGCCAGGTGGCGTGCAGCCCCGGCGACACGCAGACGCAGAGCTGCGGCAACTGCGGCACGCAATCGCGCGGCTGCGGCAACGACGGCGCCTGGGGCGGCTGGGGCGCGTGCAGCGACGAGGGCGCGTGCCATCCCGGCGACTCCGACAGCGAAGCGTGCGGCACCTGCGGCACGCACGCGCGCACCTGTAACGCGAGCTGCCAGTGGGACGACTACGGCGCTTGCAGCGGCGCGGATCCGATCGACGCGGGCAGCTGCGACGCGGGCCTGCCGGGTCCGTGCGGCGTGGGCGAGCTGCGCTGCGTGGACGGAAACCTCGCGTGCAAGCAGGTGGTGGAGCCGAAGGCCGAGACCTGCAACGGCGTCGACGACGACTGCGACGGCGTGATCGACGGCGAGAAGGACGGCGGCCACGCTTGCGAGCCCGATGCGGGCCCGGTTGCGTTCGTGGAGCTGCCCGATGGCGGCCACGTCGAGGAGCCCAAGCCGCTCGCGAAGCTGCCCGAGGTGCGCGGCTCGTGCGCGTCGATTGATGCGATGGAGCTGCTCGCGCTGCTGGTGCCCGTGGTGCTCGTGCGCCGCAAGCGGTGA
- a CDS encoding protein kinase: protein MASSTSERFGPYRLIRPIAEGGMARVDLAEDARGRTVALKRILHSQAHRRDFHSMFDEEVRISAALKHPNLVRVYDAGDVHGEPYLAMEYVAGQPLARAIDRARENGVRLPETLACQIAVQMCRGLAHAHALKGDDGAPLGLVHRDISPQNVLLGYGGEVKLVDFGVAKAYAQPSPSREHTRTGFVKGKYLYFSPEQARSRPLDGRTDVFATGVVLYEMLCGRLPYDGDMMGVLFRVVYGEFSRPTTWRQELTQELEAIVLLAMATERERRFPSAKLFGDALESFLQLRGGEANSDVVGPAVRALFADELQEMDLDVGPRADLSRWPRAAKPQDAQVEVVTAPGQADTRAAVTAPGRARNLPKDKATRAAVDDVPELEAPRLVVGEQEFACVRTILSIGRGRDGDIWINDPGLDVLHARLLFEGGAWRVQAAGEGVVRVNGARVRDSRLSPGDRLQLGNIEARFLDASWDAEEPVTEAPRRTARREPPPKAKLPGVLILAGAIVLAAIVALVLAIAH from the coding sequence GTGGCGTCGAGCACGAGCGAGCGCTTCGGTCCCTACCGGCTGATCCGCCCCATCGCCGAGGGCGGCATGGCCCGCGTGGATCTCGCGGAGGACGCGCGCGGCCGCACCGTGGCCCTCAAGCGCATCCTCCACTCGCAGGCGCATCGCCGCGACTTCCACTCCATGTTCGACGAGGAGGTGCGCATCTCCGCGGCGCTCAAGCACCCGAACCTGGTGCGCGTGTACGACGCGGGTGATGTCCACGGCGAGCCGTACCTGGCGATGGAGTACGTGGCCGGCCAGCCTCTGGCGCGCGCCATCGACCGCGCGCGAGAGAACGGCGTGCGGCTTCCGGAGACGCTCGCGTGCCAGATCGCGGTGCAGATGTGTCGCGGGCTCGCGCACGCGCACGCGCTCAAGGGCGACGATGGGGCGCCGCTCGGGCTGGTGCACCGCGACATCTCGCCGCAGAACGTGCTCCTCGGCTACGGCGGCGAGGTGAAGCTCGTGGACTTCGGCGTGGCCAAGGCCTACGCGCAGCCCTCACCCTCGCGCGAGCACACGCGCACCGGCTTCGTGAAGGGCAAGTACCTCTACTTCTCGCCGGAGCAGGCGCGCTCGCGGCCGCTCGACGGACGCACCGACGTCTTCGCCACCGGGGTGGTGCTCTACGAGATGCTCTGCGGCCGGCTGCCCTACGACGGCGACATGATGGGTGTGCTCTTCCGCGTGGTGTACGGCGAGTTCTCGCGGCCCACGACCTGGCGCCAGGAGCTCACGCAGGAGCTCGAGGCGATCGTGCTCCTGGCGATGGCCACCGAGCGCGAGCGCCGCTTCCCGAGCGCCAAGCTCTTCGGCGACGCGCTCGAGTCGTTCTTGCAGCTGCGCGGTGGCGAAGCGAATTCCGACGTGGTGGGACCGGCGGTGCGCGCGCTGTTCGCCGACGAGCTCCAGGAGATGGACCTCGACGTCGGCCCCCGCGCGGATCTCTCGCGCTGGCCGCGCGCGGCCAAGCCGCAGGACGCGCAGGTGGAGGTCGTGACGGCGCCGGGCCAGGCCGATACCCGCGCGGCCGTGACGGCCCCCGGACGAGCCCGGAACCTGCCCAAGGACAAGGCCACGCGCGCGGCCGTCGACGACGTGCCCGAGCTGGAGGCGCCGCGGCTCGTCGTCGGCGAGCAGGAGTTTGCGTGCGTGCGCACCATCCTCAGCATCGGCCGCGGTCGCGACGGCGACATCTGGATCAACGACCCCGGCCTCGACGTGCTGCACGCGCGGCTGCTCTTCGAAGGCGGCGCCTGGCGTGTGCAGGCCGCGGGCGAGGGCGTGGTGCGCGTGAACGGCGCCCGCGTGCGCGACTCGCGACTCTCGCCCGGCGACCGGCTTCAGCTCGGCAACATCGAGGCCCGCTTCCTCGACGCGAGCTGGGATGCAGAGGAGCCGGTGACCGAAGCGCCGCGCCGCACCGCGCGCCGAGAGCCGCCACCCAAGGCGAAGCTTCCGGGCGTGCTCATCCTCGCCGGCGCGATCGTCCTCGCTGCGATCGTTGCCCTGGTGCTGGCCATCGCGCACTGA
- a CDS encoding SAM-dependent methyltransferase, which produces MAIENISDTARWVAAFRARESERPDALFRDPFARMLAGERGFELTQRMRGAHTLQWAMAVRTRVIDELILEAVRTDKVDAVVNMAAGLDARPQRLQLPKSLTWIEADLPGIFDHKESVLGDVAASCKLERVRVDLADDAKRLAFIQRLGRDFKRALVLTEGLLIYLPEAAVVSLARDLHAQAGIAFWMMDLTDWRALKVVQVLWNSQLATGDARMQFGPRQGGKWFEQFGWKVRNETAFIDAGARLKRGTVTRLWAPLTKNVPRPLKNLVRDTTGIVWLER; this is translated from the coding sequence ATGGCCATTGAGAACATCTCCGACACCGCACGCTGGGTGGCTGCCTTTCGCGCCCGCGAATCCGAGCGCCCCGACGCGCTCTTCCGCGATCCCTTCGCGCGCATGCTCGCCGGCGAGCGCGGCTTCGAGCTCACCCAGCGCATGCGCGGCGCGCACACCCTGCAGTGGGCCATGGCCGTGCGCACGCGCGTGATCGACGAGCTCATCCTCGAGGCCGTGCGCACCGACAAGGTCGACGCGGTGGTGAACATGGCCGCGGGCCTCGACGCGCGTCCGCAGCGGCTGCAGCTTCCCAAGTCGCTCACCTGGATCGAGGCGGATCTGCCGGGGATCTTCGATCACAAAGAGTCCGTGCTTGGCGACGTGGCCGCGAGCTGCAAGCTCGAGCGCGTGCGCGTGGATCTCGCCGACGACGCCAAGCGGCTCGCGTTCATCCAGCGCCTCGGCCGCGACTTCAAGCGCGCGCTGGTGCTCACCGAAGGCCTGCTCATCTACTTGCCCGAAGCGGCCGTGGTCAGCCTCGCGCGCGATCTTCACGCCCAGGCCGGCATCGCCTTCTGGATGATGGACCTCACCGACTGGCGCGCGCTGAAGGTCGTTCAGGTGCTCTGGAACTCGCAGCTCGCCACCGGCGACGCGCGCATGCAGTTCGGCCCGCGGCAGGGCGGCAAGTGGTTCGAGCAGTTCGGCTGGAAGGTGCGCAACGAGACGGCCTTCATCGACGCGGGCGCGCGGCTGAAGCGCGGCACGGTCACCCGCTTGTGGGCGCCGCTGACGAAGAACGTCCCTCGGCCGCTCAAGAACCTGGTGCGCGATACCACCGGGATCGTCTGGCTGGAGCGCTGA
- a CDS encoding helix-turn-helix transcriptional regulator, with protein MNRLEIRRASDLADFLAAPMNAVLEGSSYTFYNLGQLCGWRVWGQPSREEAQQLVAAIGTAYAPGAPPYHSLVDLRHLERVDGAGFEILLRFVEQHRARMATQLVRQAVVRPAGMMGALASGFYVQLVPRHRVQVFDTLKQAARWLSPPGRASLAWLVKALEAQPEPTLSLQLRRWLATNLAAPSPRHAARALGVSLRTLQRRLHASGSSFQAELRVARVQHAQKLLLESTLKLAAVAQESGFSSSQQLATAFAAELRTTPSAFRKRYASAGLLKAPR; from the coding sequence ATGAATCGGCTGGAGATTCGTCGGGCTTCGGACCTGGCCGACTTCCTCGCGGCGCCGATGAACGCGGTTCTCGAGGGCAGCAGCTACACCTTCTACAACCTGGGCCAGCTCTGTGGCTGGCGCGTGTGGGGCCAGCCCTCGCGCGAAGAGGCTCAACAGCTCGTCGCGGCCATCGGCACGGCCTATGCCCCGGGCGCGCCGCCGTACCACTCGCTCGTGGACCTGCGGCACCTGGAGCGCGTCGACGGTGCCGGCTTCGAGATCTTGCTGCGCTTCGTGGAGCAGCACCGCGCGCGCATGGCCACGCAGCTCGTGCGGCAGGCGGTGGTCCGGCCCGCGGGGATGATGGGCGCGCTGGCCTCGGGCTTCTACGTGCAGCTCGTGCCCCGGCATCGCGTTCAGGTCTTCGACACCCTGAAGCAGGCGGCGCGCTGGCTCTCGCCGCCGGGGCGCGCGTCGCTGGCGTGGCTGGTGAAGGCGCTCGAGGCGCAGCCGGAGCCCACGCTTTCGCTCCAGCTCCGGCGCTGGCTGGCCACGAACCTCGCCGCGCCCTCTCCGCGACACGCCGCGCGGGCGCTGGGCGTGTCGCTGCGCACCCTGCAACGACGGCTGCACGCAAGCGGCAGCTCGTTCCAGGCCGAGCTCCGGGTGGCGCGCGTGCAGCACGCCCAGAAGCTGCTGCTCGAGTCGACGCTGAAGCTGGCAGCCGTCGCGCAGGAGAGCGGCTTCTCCTCCTCGCAGCAGCTGGCGACGGCGTTCGCGGCCGAGCTGCGCACGACGCCCTCTGCGTTCCGCAAGCGCTACGCAAGCGCGGGGCTGCTCAAGGCGCCGCGGTGA
- a CDS encoding ATP-binding cassette domain-containing protein: MIEAVKLHRQFGSVVAVDEVSFVARDGAITGLLGPNGAGKTTTLRMIYTLVKPDSGEVRVDGVDAALDPLASRRRLGVLPDARGLYPRLTAREHIRYFGQLQGLDDARLAKRTEELIELLDMRDIADRRTQGFSQGERVKVALARALVHDPPNVLLDEPTNGLDVPSTRATREIIRRLKDSGRCVVFSSHVMQEVAALCDRIVIVAHGRVRAEGTVDELRAQTGMDNLEDAFVKLTTDEARP; encoded by the coding sequence ATGATCGAGGCCGTGAAGCTGCATCGGCAGTTCGGATCCGTCGTCGCGGTGGACGAGGTGAGCTTCGTCGCGCGCGATGGCGCGATCACCGGATTGCTCGGGCCCAACGGCGCCGGCAAGACGACCACGCTGCGCATGATCTACACGCTCGTGAAGCCTGACAGCGGCGAGGTGCGTGTCGACGGCGTGGATGCTGCGCTGGATCCGCTCGCGTCGCGGCGGCGGCTGGGCGTGCTTCCCGATGCGCGCGGGCTCTATCCGCGGCTCACTGCGCGCGAGCACATCCGCTACTTCGGCCAGCTCCAGGGCCTCGACGACGCGCGGCTAGCCAAGCGCACCGAAGAGCTCATCGAGCTGCTCGACATGCGCGACATCGCCGATCGCCGCACGCAGGGCTTCTCGCAAGGCGAGCGGGTGAAGGTCGCGCTCGCGCGCGCGCTCGTGCACGACCCGCCGAACGTGCTCCTCGACGAGCCCACGAATGGTCTCGATGTTCCGAGCACGCGTGCCACGCGCGAGATCATCCGACGGCTCAAGGACTCGGGCCGCTGCGTGGTGTTCTCGAGCCACGTGATGCAGGAGGTCGCCGCGCTCTGCGATCGCATCGTGATCGTGGCGCACGGCCGCGTTCGCGCAGAAGGAACCGTCGACGAGCTCCGCGCGCAGACCGGCATGGACAACCTCGAGGACGCCTTCGTGAAGCTCACCACCGACGAGGCCCGCCCATGA
- the dinB gene encoding DNA polymerase IV, with amino-acid sequence MDAFYASVEQRDRPELRGKPVIVGGHPTRGVVLAASYEVRKFGVRSAMPMSQALRAAPQALVVPPRFSAYTAASERVFDVFARFTPEVEPLSLDEAFLDVTASVKLFGPPAQQASAIRKAIWDELNLPASAGIAPVKFAAKIASDLAKPNGQREVPHDGVAEFLAPLPVERLWGVGPKLAGALKRLGIHKIGQLARFDASLLRTEVGDGAADLISLAQGHDERVVVPDRQAKRVGAEETFDEDLFGSAALAPHLLEQSLRVARRLRRAELKAHTAHLKVKYADFEVVTRSQKLPRPTDDEQELYRAAKEMLLRVPLEKKVRLTGVAGMDLVGAGQEGQLGLFGNERDSRREALHKSLDKIAERFGEDAVTLGTLVGRTHGH; translated from the coding sequence ATGGACGCCTTCTATGCGTCGGTGGAGCAGCGCGATCGGCCCGAGCTGCGGGGCAAGCCCGTGATCGTCGGCGGACACCCGACGCGCGGCGTGGTGCTCGCAGCCAGCTACGAAGTCCGGAAGTTCGGCGTGCGCTCGGCCATGCCCATGAGCCAGGCCCTGCGCGCCGCACCCCAGGCGCTCGTGGTGCCGCCGCGCTTCTCCGCGTACACGGCCGCCTCGGAAAGGGTGTTCGACGTGTTCGCGCGCTTCACGCCCGAGGTGGAGCCGCTCTCGCTCGACGAGGCCTTCCTCGACGTGACCGCTTCCGTGAAGCTCTTCGGTCCGCCCGCGCAGCAGGCGAGCGCGATTCGAAAGGCGATCTGGGACGAGCTGAACTTGCCCGCTTCGGCCGGGATCGCGCCGGTGAAGTTCGCGGCGAAGATCGCCTCGGATCTCGCCAAGCCCAACGGCCAGCGCGAGGTGCCGCACGACGGCGTGGCTGAGTTCCTCGCGCCGTTGCCCGTCGAGCGCTTGTGGGGCGTGGGGCCGAAGCTCGCGGGCGCGCTCAAGCGGCTGGGCATTCACAAGATCGGCCAGCTGGCGCGCTTCGATGCTTCGCTGCTGCGGACCGAAGTGGGCGACGGCGCCGCGGATCTGATCTCGCTCGCGCAAGGCCATGACGAGCGCGTGGTGGTGCCCGACCGACAAGCCAAGCGCGTGGGCGCCGAAGAGACGTTCGACGAGGATCTGTTCGGATCCGCCGCCCTCGCGCCACACCTGCTGGAGCAGAGCCTGCGCGTCGCGCGTCGACTGCGCCGCGCCGAGCTCAAGGCGCACACCGCGCACCTCAAGGTGAAGTACGCCGACTTCGAGGTCGTCACCCGCTCGCAGAAGCTGCCCAGGCCCACCGACGACGAGCAGGAGCTCTACCGCGCGGCCAAGGAGATGCTCCTGCGCGTGCCGCTGGAGAAGAAGGTGCGGCTCACGGGCGTGGCGGGCATGGACCTCGTGGGCGCCGGGCAGGAAGGGCAGCTCGGGCTCTTTGGCAACGAGCGCGATTCGCGGCGCGAGGCGCTGCACAAGTCACTCGACAAGATCGCCGAGCGCTTCGGCGAAGACGCCGTCACCTTGGGGACCCTGGTGGGACGCACGCATGGCCATTGA